In one Candidatus Nitronereus thalassa genomic region, the following are encoded:
- the thrC gene encoding threonine synthase, with the protein MILWRGIIEEFRKFLPVSEQTPVISLSEGNTPLIRADRLAKKICPQVELYLKVEGANPTGSFKDRGMTLAVSKAMEKQVRAIMCASTGNTSAAAAAYGAKAGLPVYVLVPAGKIALGKLAQAMVHGAIVFQIEGNFDQALRIVRELCAEDEYELVNSLNPFRLEGQKTAAMEVCDQLGTAPTFHFLPVGNAGNISAYWKGYREYHTAGQIHYLPKMMGFQAEGSAPIVHGHVIENPQTVATAIRIGNPASWKLALQAVDESSGKIAIVTDEEILSAYRALAAEEGVFCEPASAASVAGVTKCSQAGLLPEGATVVCTLTGHGLKDPDIAVETSTRPRTVKATREDVLALLRA; encoded by the coding sequence ATGATTCTATGGCGGGGGATAATTGAGGAATTTCGCAAATTTCTTCCGGTTTCGGAGCAGACACCCGTGATCAGTTTGTCCGAAGGTAATACCCCGCTGATTCGTGCCGACCGGCTCGCCAAAAAAATATGTCCCCAAGTCGAATTGTATTTGAAAGTCGAAGGGGCCAATCCGACGGGGTCCTTTAAAGACCGAGGCATGACACTTGCCGTGTCCAAGGCCATGGAAAAGCAAGTGCGGGCAATTATGTGTGCTTCGACGGGAAATACTTCTGCCGCTGCCGCTGCCTACGGCGCGAAAGCTGGGTTGCCGGTATATGTACTAGTTCCTGCTGGAAAGATTGCGCTTGGGAAATTGGCCCAAGCTATGGTACATGGAGCTATTGTGTTTCAAATTGAAGGAAACTTTGATCAAGCGTTGAGGATCGTCCGTGAACTTTGCGCTGAAGATGAATATGAACTCGTGAATTCTCTGAATCCATTCCGATTGGAAGGACAAAAAACCGCAGCCATGGAAGTCTGTGATCAATTAGGAACAGCTCCAACCTTTCATTTCCTCCCGGTTGGGAATGCGGGAAATATTTCCGCCTATTGGAAAGGCTATCGTGAATACCACACCGCCGGACAAATTCATTATTTGCCAAAAATGATGGGATTCCAGGCCGAGGGTTCTGCGCCCATAGTTCACGGACATGTGATAGAAAATCCACAAACCGTGGCTACGGCGATCCGTATTGGAAACCCTGCGAGCTGGAAATTGGCCTTGCAAGCGGTTGACGAGTCTTCGGGAAAAATTGCCATTGTGACGGATGAAGAAATTCTAAGCGCCTATCGAGCATTGGCAGCCGAGGAAGGCGTATTTTGTGAGCCAGCCTCTGCGGCTTCCGTGGCTGGAGTGACAAAGTGTAGTCAAGCCGGACTGTTGCCTGAAGGGGCCACGGTCGTGTGTACTTTAACCGGCCATGGGTTAAAAGATCCGGATATTGCTGTTGAAACCTCGACTCGCCCCAGGACAGTCAAAGCGACACGTGAAGATGTGCTAGCCTTGTTACGAGCATAA
- a CDS encoding homoserine dehydrogenase, whose translation MKSQINIGLVGLGTVGTGTAKILLENRDVIARRVGVPLELKRIVDLDVTTDRGLTLPSGVLSSDLPGLLNDPSIDIIIELIGGYDTAKRVMLDAMAQGKHIVTANKALLAVHGEDVFAAAARAGVDVGFEASVGGGIPIIRSLTEGLAANRCVSIVGIMNGTANYILTQMLKENQEFEESLAQAQAAGYAEADPTFDIQGIDSLHKLAIMVSLAYGTPVNVKDVFTEGIQKVTSLDIQYASEFGMVVKLLGIARLHEGAVEARVHPTLIDNHSPLAQVNGVYNAIHVVGDAVGDVMLYGQGAGALPTGSAVVSDVIDIARNIQRQASGRVPPTSFPLDQRTPIRIRPMEELTTRYYLRCMVLDQPGVLSKIAGVLGHHGISIMSVIQQGRQKGQTVPLIIMTHRASERSVQTALQEINQMSSVVSQPTTLIRVEDDGR comes from the coding sequence ATGAAATCCCAAATCAATATTGGATTAGTCGGACTTGGCACTGTGGGCACAGGCACAGCCAAGATTTTGCTTGAGAATCGCGACGTTATCGCTCGTAGGGTCGGCGTGCCTCTTGAACTCAAACGGATCGTGGATTTAGATGTGACCACGGATCGAGGTCTGACTCTGCCTTCTGGGGTGCTGAGTTCAGATCTTCCCGGTCTTCTGAATGATCCCAGCATCGACATCATCATTGAACTCATCGGCGGGTATGATACAGCCAAACGCGTCATGCTGGATGCCATGGCGCAAGGGAAGCATATCGTGACGGCCAACAAAGCGTTGCTCGCGGTTCATGGCGAAGATGTATTCGCCGCGGCGGCACGTGCAGGGGTTGATGTAGGGTTTGAAGCTAGCGTGGGCGGGGGCATTCCAATCATTCGTTCCTTAACGGAGGGGTTGGCCGCCAATCGGTGTGTGTCCATAGTCGGGATCATGAATGGCACGGCGAATTATATCCTCACGCAAATGCTCAAAGAAAACCAGGAATTCGAAGAATCCCTGGCTCAAGCACAGGCTGCGGGTTATGCCGAAGCGGATCCCACGTTTGATATTCAAGGCATTGATTCTCTCCACAAATTGGCCATCATGGTGAGTTTGGCGTATGGTACACCGGTGAATGTCAAGGATGTGTTTACGGAGGGTATTCAGAAGGTTACGTCCTTGGATATTCAATATGCGTCTGAGTTCGGCATGGTGGTGAAATTATTGGGGATTGCCAGACTCCATGAGGGGGCAGTCGAAGCTCGAGTTCATCCTACCTTGATTGATAACCATTCCCCCTTAGCCCAAGTCAATGGTGTCTATAACGCGATTCATGTGGTGGGAGATGCCGTCGGAGATGTGATGTTGTACGGGCAAGGAGCTGGTGCATTACCGACCGGGAGTGCTGTGGTCAGTGATGTGATTGATATCGCCCGTAATATTCAACGTCAGGCGAGTGGACGTGTGCCCCCGACCTCATTTCCCTTGGATCAGCGAACACCTATTCGTATTCGACCCATGGAGGAATTAACCACGCGGTATTATTTGCGCTGCATGGTTTTGGACCAGCCGGGCGTGCTTTCCAAAATCGCCGGAGTGTTGGGCCACCATGGCATCAGCATCATGTCGGTCATTCAGCAAGGTCGTCAAAAGGGGCAAACCGTTCCGTTGATTATTATGACCCACCGGGCATCCGAGCGGTCGGTGCAAACGGCGCTACAAGAAATTAATCAAATGTCTTCTGTCGTTTCTCAACCCACCACTCTGATACGAGTGGAGGATGATGGTCGATAA
- a CDS encoding aminotransferase class I/II-fold pyridoxal phosphate-dependent enzyme: MENFFRIQRLPPYVFSQVQSLKIAARQQGEDIIDLGMGNPDHATPPHIVDKLIEAARKGKNHRYSASRGITKLRHAICAWYGRQYDVDLDPETEAIVTLGVKEGLSHLLLAMVGPGDVVLTPTPTYPIHMYGVIIAGGEVRGVPLGPQEDFFENLTRAYMQTQPRPRILIMSFPHNPTTSVVDLEFFKKVVDFAREHNVYVIHDLAYADLTFDGYRAPSLLQIPEAKEIGVEFYSLSKSYNMPGWRVGFCVGNKEIIGILTKIKSYLDYGMFQPVQIASIIALNGPQDCVKTIVSGYERRRNVLVSGLNRAGWAVDYPRATMFVWARIPPAFAGMGSLEFSKFLLREGKVAVSPGIGFGDGGDDYVRFALVENEHRIRQAVSGIKAALKNPVSL; the protein is encoded by the coding sequence ATGGAGAATTTCTTTCGAATTCAGCGGCTTCCACCCTACGTGTTTAGCCAGGTTCAGTCACTGAAGATTGCCGCTCGTCAACAGGGTGAGGATATCATTGATTTAGGAATGGGGAATCCCGATCATGCCACTCCGCCCCACATTGTCGATAAATTGATTGAAGCCGCCCGAAAGGGGAAAAATCATCGGTATTCGGCCTCTCGTGGAATTACGAAATTACGTCATGCGATATGTGCCTGGTATGGCCGGCAATACGATGTAGATTTAGATCCCGAAACCGAAGCCATTGTCACGCTTGGGGTGAAAGAGGGGCTTTCTCACTTGTTGTTGGCCATGGTAGGACCTGGGGATGTCGTGCTCACTCCAACGCCTACCTATCCGATTCACATGTATGGAGTTATTATCGCAGGAGGAGAAGTCCGTGGTGTTCCTCTGGGACCTCAAGAGGATTTTTTCGAGAACTTGACGAGGGCGTATATGCAGACTCAACCGCGCCCTCGGATTTTGATTATGAGTTTTCCACATAATCCGACCACTAGCGTGGTAGATCTTGAATTTTTCAAAAAGGTGGTGGATTTTGCTCGCGAACATAACGTGTATGTCATTCATGATTTAGCCTATGCGGACCTGACCTTTGATGGGTATCGGGCGCCAAGTTTGTTACAGATTCCAGAGGCCAAAGAAATTGGCGTGGAGTTTTATTCCTTGTCCAAGAGTTACAACATGCCAGGGTGGCGTGTGGGTTTTTGTGTCGGGAATAAAGAAATCATCGGCATTCTAACCAAGATCAAAAGCTACCTCGATTATGGTATGTTTCAGCCCGTACAAATTGCGAGTATCATCGCGTTGAATGGGCCGCAGGATTGCGTGAAAACCATCGTCAGTGGATATGAACGTCGGCGGAATGTTTTGGTCTCTGGTCTCAATCGTGCGGGATGGGCAGTCGATTATCCGCGAGCCACGATGTTCGTGTGGGCTCGCATCCCGCCGGCCTTCGCGGGTATGGGCTCTTTAGAGTTTTCCAAATTTTTACTCCGCGAAGGAAAAGTTGCCGTGTCGCCAGGTATTGGCTTCGGGGATGGAGGGGATGATTACGTGCGCTTTGCCCTCGTGGAAAATGAACATCGTATTCGTCAAGCGGTCAGTGGGATCAAGGCCGCGCTGAAAAATCCAGTATCTTTATGA
- a CDS encoding pyridoxine 5'-phosphate synthase — protein MAKLGVNVDHVATLRQARGGREPDPIAAAILADLGGADGIVVHLREDRRHIQERDLKLLRDTVPNTLNLEMAVEESVAKIAIQVRPDKVTLVPERRQELTTEGGLAVTEHRERIKALIRAMHNAQIPVSLFIDPDLSQIRAAQKVGADAIELHTGRYANSRESEEIEKEFQALLEGAKLAHKLGLEVNAGHGLTYHNTQPLTEIHEIVEFNIGHSIISRAVLVGMERAVREMKALVSPLSSKI, from the coding sequence ATGGCAAAATTAGGCGTCAACGTCGATCATGTAGCCACGTTGCGACAGGCACGGGGGGGTCGTGAACCCGATCCCATTGCCGCCGCGATTTTAGCCGACCTGGGCGGCGCAGATGGCATTGTCGTCCATCTCCGGGAGGATCGTCGGCACATCCAAGAGCGCGACCTAAAACTTCTTCGAGACACCGTCCCCAACACCTTAAATTTGGAAATGGCGGTAGAAGAATCCGTGGCCAAAATTGCCATTCAGGTTCGTCCCGATAAGGTCACGCTGGTGCCGGAACGTCGCCAGGAACTCACCACAGAAGGCGGCCTAGCCGTCACCGAGCATCGCGAGAGGATAAAAGCCCTGATCCGGGCCATGCACAACGCGCAAATTCCAGTCAGTCTCTTCATTGACCCAGACCTCAGTCAAATTCGCGCGGCGCAAAAGGTCGGAGCCGATGCCATCGAATTACACACGGGACGCTATGCCAATAGCCGAGAATCCGAAGAAATAGAAAAGGAATTTCAGGCCCTGCTTGAAGGTGCAAAATTAGCCCATAAACTCGGTCTGGAAGTGAATGCGGGACATGGACTCACGTACCACAACACTCAACCCCTCACGGAAATTCACGAAATCGTAGAGTTTAATATTGGTCACAGCATCATCTCCCGAGCCGTGCTGGTCGGAATGGAGCGAGCCGTTCGAGAAATGAAAGCCCTCGTGTCGCCTCTGTCATCGAAAATATGA
- a CDS encoding NAD(P)H-hydrate dehydratase, translated as MTIVTASQMQELDGRTIHEAGVPGTILMERAGTGVVEALETTFGSLRDKTFTIFCGKGNNGGDGFVVARLLRRKRAKVHVCLLANPRDLKGDAKTMYQRFAKLTGTSRPLTNPTEEKMRQLCNRSDFLIDALLGTGITSPIQGQYQTAVDVMNASEHPTIAVDIPSGIHTDTGAILGSAVQACLTVTFGCPKLGLYLGSAVDNVGIIHCVDIGIPPEYITNLNVSATLMTVSSIKEVLPVRKPSSHKGTFGHVGIIAGSPGKTGAAALSALGALRVGTGLVTVATPQSANSGLEAKTLEAMTIPMPETPEHTLARASMPALQEFAHIRDAIGIGPGLTTQSETVQLIRELLPEIDRPCVIDADALNALAGQPQALQACRSTPVLTPHPGEMARLMGHTNTLDINANRLMVSQNFSQTHACVLVLKGARTIVAGPDGQAAICPTGNPGMATAGMGDVLTGMISGFLAQGLTPWQAARAGVFLHGLAGDLAAKKLGEAGLIARDLLDQIPQAIQTVQHGE; from the coding sequence ATGACCATCGTCACTGCCAGCCAAATGCAAGAGCTCGATGGTCGCACCATCCATGAGGCTGGTGTGCCAGGAACCATCTTGATGGAACGCGCGGGAACTGGGGTCGTTGAGGCTTTGGAAACGACCTTCGGCTCACTTCGGGATAAAACGTTCACGATCTTTTGCGGAAAAGGCAATAATGGAGGAGATGGTTTTGTCGTGGCTCGCTTGCTTCGACGCAAACGCGCCAAGGTTCATGTCTGCCTTCTGGCAAATCCCCGTGATCTTAAAGGGGACGCCAAGACCATGTATCAACGATTTGCCAAATTAACCGGTACCTCAAGACCTCTGACCAACCCCACCGAAGAAAAAATGCGTCAGTTATGCAACCGCAGCGATTTCCTGATTGATGCTCTACTAGGAACGGGCATTACATCTCCAATTCAAGGTCAGTATCAGACCGCCGTGGATGTCATGAATGCCTCGGAACACCCCACGATTGCGGTTGATATCCCTTCTGGCATCCACACCGACACCGGGGCTATTTTAGGATCTGCCGTTCAGGCTTGCCTCACGGTTACATTTGGCTGCCCAAAACTCGGTTTGTACTTGGGGTCAGCCGTTGACAATGTCGGAATAATTCATTGCGTGGATATCGGCATTCCTCCAGAGTACATTACCAACCTAAATGTTTCTGCCACCCTCATGACCGTATCTTCCATTAAAGAGGTTCTTCCTGTGCGGAAGCCTTCTTCTCACAAAGGTACCTTTGGCCATGTTGGAATCATTGCAGGATCCCCGGGGAAAACCGGGGCCGCAGCCCTTTCCGCTCTAGGCGCTCTACGGGTGGGAACCGGGCTGGTCACAGTTGCGACACCTCAGAGTGCGAATTCAGGGCTTGAAGCGAAAACTTTGGAAGCCATGACCATACCCATGCCTGAAACTCCTGAGCATACCCTGGCACGAGCATCCATGCCGGCCCTCCAAGAATTTGCCCACATACGCGATGCCATAGGCATTGGGCCTGGACTCACCACTCAATCCGAAACAGTGCAATTGATTCGGGAATTACTGCCTGAAATAGATCGTCCTTGCGTCATTGATGCCGATGCGCTAAACGCTCTTGCAGGGCAACCGCAGGCCCTGCAAGCCTGTCGATCGACCCCGGTTCTTACTCCCCACCCTGGCGAGATGGCACGTCTCATGGGCCATACCAACACCTTGGATATCAATGCCAACCGTTTAATGGTTTCACAGAATTTTTCTCAAACTCACGCATGCGTTCTCGTACTCAAAGGAGCTCGAACCATCGTGGCAGGACCAGACGGCCAGGCAGCAATCTGTCCCACGGGAAATCCCGGGATGGCCACGGCGGGAATGGGTGATGTATTGACAGGCATGATTTCAGGATTCTTAGCGCAAGGACTTACGCCCTGGCAGGCAGCAAGAGCTGGAGTTTTTCTCCACGGACTCGCTGGAGACCTAGCGGCGAAAAAACTGGGTGAAGCTGGCCTTATTGCCCGTGACCTATTGGATCAGATCCCCCAGGCTATCCAAACGGTTCAACACGGGGAGTGA
- the tsaE gene encoding tRNA (adenosine(37)-N6)-threonylcarbamoyltransferase complex ATPase subunit type 1 TsaE produces MGQQTTSMDNLRPLKLSFSASGAGQWTTALRSAVATQELGTAIGHELRGGEVITLIGELGAGKTCLVRGIATGIGLSTEEVTSPTFTVIQEYESAPPIAHVDLYRLEHSMAIEDIGLSSYFDTDHVVIIEWADRISSSQIPEDRLALHLNHRSRNSRHCTLQAFGKKSQALLQALISQGS; encoded by the coding sequence ATGGGTCAACAGACAACTAGCATGGACAATCTCAGACCGTTAAAATTGTCCTTTTCAGCTTCTGGAGCGGGGCAATGGACCACCGCGTTGCGGTCTGCTGTCGCCACGCAAGAATTAGGAACGGCCATCGGGCATGAATTACGCGGAGGTGAAGTCATCACGTTAATCGGTGAATTAGGCGCTGGAAAAACCTGCTTGGTTCGTGGAATCGCCACAGGCATTGGACTATCCACTGAAGAAGTTACCAGTCCTACCTTTACGGTAATCCAAGAATACGAAAGCGCGCCTCCGATTGCCCATGTCGATTTGTATCGGCTAGAACATTCTATGGCCATTGAAGACATTGGACTCTCCTCCTATTTCGACACTGACCATGTCGTAATTATCGAATGGGCCGATCGGATTTCATCTTCGCAAATTCCAGAGGATCGGTTAGCCCTTCATTTGAATCACAGGAGCCGAAATTCTCGACATTGTACGCTCCAAGCTTTTGGGAAAAAGAGCCAGGCATTGTTACAGGCCCTGATTAGCCAAGGAAGTTAA